Proteins found in one Salvia splendens isolate huo1 chromosome 10, SspV2, whole genome shotgun sequence genomic segment:
- the LOC121753274 gene encoding zinc finger BED domain-containing protein DAYSLEEPER-like yields MEVESPNEIMNNELVLVEDTQSMETEMQLDLLEPEANHMVELTPNIVEPQPTKRRKKKSVVWEHFTIETVGAGCRRAYCKQCKQSFAYSTGNKVAGTSHLKRHIAKGTCPVVLRNQERNNQSTPYSAPPKMSSFTDTPKRRYRTASVPYLSFDADRCRHEIARMIIMHDYPLHMVEHPGFMAFVQNLQPRFDMVSFNTVQGDCVATYLREKASIQRVIEGVPGRICLTLDLWPSSRTVGYMFVSGQFIDSEWKMHWKLLNVIMEPYPESATAFSHSVAACLSDWNMDGKLFSVTINQPLNDAATDNMRALLSVKNPLVLGGQLLVGNCLAHSLSKIFEDAVISVDGLVKMIRDSVKYVKTSESREEKFIELKQQLQVSSSKTLAIDDQTRWSTTYEMLLAAWELKEVFSCLDTMDPDYKDTPTEENWKQVEILCTYLKPLFDTANLLTTAGSPTTNTFFHEAWKIQLELARAASSEDPFVSTLTKSMQENFDKYWKSSCFILAIAVVMDPRFKLKLVEFSFSKIYGDDSASYVKIVDDGIHELFNEYIALPLPLTPAYTEVVNGQSGKAEDPQGIVSNGVGLTDFDAYIMETTSQLSKSELDQYLQESLLPRVHEFDVVGWWKVNRMKYPTLSKMACDILSIPVCTVPAASVFDTVRKEMDSYRCSLRPETVEALICAKDWLQTETVEAPVAPVKVEVPI; encoded by the coding sequence ATGGAGGTGGAAAGCCCTAATGAAATAATGAATAATGAACTTGTCCTAGTAGAAGATACCCAGTCCATGGAGACAGAGATGCAACTCGACCTTTTAGAGCCTGAAGCCAACCATATGGTAGAGCTGACACCGAACATTGTTGAGCCGCAACCTACTAAACGTAGGAAAAAGAAGTCGGTTGTCTGGGAGCATTTCACTATTGAAACAGTGGGTGCTGGATGTAGGAGGGCATACTGTAAGCAATGCAAACAGTCATTTGCCTACAGCACAGGGAATAAGGTAGCTGGGACGAGCCATCTCAAGCGTCACATTGCAAAGGGGACTTGTCCAGTGGTACTGCGTAACCAGGAGAGAAATAACCAGTCCACCCCTTACAGCGCCCCTCCAAAGATGAGCTCCTTTACTGATACGCCGAAGCGACGCTATCGGACGGCTTCTGTACCATACCTTTCCTTTGATGCTGATCGCTGTAGACATGAGATTGCTAGGATGATTATCATGCATGACTACCCACTCCACATGGTTGAACACCCTGGTTTCATGGCATTTGTTCAGAATTTGCAGCCTCGATTTGATATGGTGAGCTTCAATACTGTACAGGGAGACTGTGTGGCTACTTATCTCCGTGAAAAAGCTAGCATCCAGCGTGTGATTGAGGGGGTACCTGGACGGATTTGCCTTACCTTGGATTTATGGCCTTCGAGCAGAACTGTCGGATACATGTTTGTAAGTGGACAGTTCATAGACAGTGAGTGGAAGATGCACTGGAAACTTCTCAATGTGATCATGGAGCCTTATCCGGAATCAGCTACTGCTTTCAGCCATTCTGTTGCTGCTTGCCTGTCTGATTGGAATATGGATGGAAAGTTATTTTCTGTAACCATTAATCAGCCATTAAACGACGCTGCCACAGACAATATGAGAGCTCTGCTATCTGTAAAGAATCCGTTGGTGCTTGGCGGTCAATTGTTGGTTGGAAATTGCCTTGCTCATTCGTTGAGCAAGATTTTCGAAGATGCAGTTATTTCTGTGGATGGCCTTGTCAAGATGATAAGAGACAGCGTCAAGTATGTGAAGACGTCTGAATCTCGCGAGGAGAAGTTCATCGAGCTCAAACAGCAACTCCAAGTGTCTAGCTCCAAGACTCTTGCTATCGATGACCAAACTCGATGGAGCACGACATATGAAATGCTGCTGGCTGCATGGGAATTGAAGGAAGTATTCTCTTGTCTGGATACTATGGACCCTGATTACAAGGACACCCCGACAGAAGAGAATTGGAAGCAAGTGGAGATACTCTGCACTTACTTGAAACCCCTCTTCGACACGGCTAATCTTCTGACGACAGCTGGTTCTCCAACAACGAACACCTTCTTTCATGAAGCGTGGAAGATTCAGTTGGAACTGGCGCGAGCAGCTTCCAGCGAAGATCCATTTGTTAGTACTCTGACAAAGTCTATGCAAGAGAACTTTGACAAATACTGGAAGAGCAGCTGTTTCATTCTGGCGATTGCTGTGGTTATGGATCCACGGTTCAAGCTGAAACTCGTGGAGTTCAGCTTCTCGAAAATATATGGCGACGATTCTGCCTCGTATGTGAAGATCGTTGATGATGGGATCCACGAGCTGTTCAATGAATACATTGCTCTCCCCCTGCCTCTGACTCCTGCTTACACGGAGGTGGTGAACGGTCAATCCGGGAAGGCCGAGGATCCTCAAGGAATAGTAAGCAACGGTGTAGGATTGACAGATTTCGACGCTTACATTATGGAGACAACGAGTCAGCTTTCCAAGTCGGAGCTGGACCAGTATCTGCAGGAGTCGTTGTTGCCACGAGTTCACGAATTTGACGTGGTGGGGTGGTGGAAGGTGAACAGGATGAAGTATCCAACGCTCTCGAAGATGGCTTGTGATATACTATCGATTCCAGTTTGTACGGTGCCAGCTGCATCTGTGTTCGACACGGTAAGGAAGGAAATGGATAGTTACAGGTGCTCGTTGAGGCCGGAGACGGTGGAGGCCCTCATCTGCGCCAAGGATTGGCTTCAGACGGAGACCGTCGAGGCTCCTGTAGCACCGGTGAAGGTGGAAGTTCCAATTTAG
- the LOC121753156 gene encoding uncharacterized protein LOC121753156 isoform X1, translating into MDLKLFKLDIDELIHEFTQCESSAFAEFKRVWLSRRFSYIFESAPSTNQGLFMQSLYAHSISYMVSADSFFNRLGGLFCLYYLFETQLFKPPYKIYLSLEELKQLKNLVIEAKAGGVNVVGALVKGMLERNMFLFGFVGVDEGSPAERVNEVTGEHNARIQAAYKMLFANSRLEHFIHMDLGTELDVDLFKKRSSEYAAAKELAIKEASQVVDVESIKHIAENQRLIGDVVEQTAADWNSQKETLYRQTGFSPPTSAVPTQQEEGGNNKKRKETCDSLATQEDDEDSEDPDDFCRELEESLLS; encoded by the exons ATGGACCTCAAGCTGTTCAAGCTGGACATAGATGAGCTCATACATGAATTCACTCAG TGTGAATCGAGTGCTTTTGCTGAATTCAAAAGAGTTTGGCTTTCAAGGAGGTTTTCCTACATATTCGAGTCTGCCCCTTCCACTAATCAAGGTCTCTTTATGCAGTCGCTCTATGCACATTCCATCA GCTACATGGTTTCAGCTGATTCTTTCTTCAACAGATTAGGTGGCCTATTTTGCTTGTACTACCTATTTGAGACACAACTGTTCAAGCCTccttataaaatttatttgtcTTTGG AAGAGTTGAAACAGCTCAAGAATCTTGTAATTGAAGCAAAGGCTGGTGGTGTGAATGTAGTTGGTGCTCTAGTGAAGGGTATGCTGGAGAGGAACATGTTTCTTTTTGGATTTGTAGGTGTGGACGAAGGCTCTCCAGCAGAAAGAGTGAATGAAGTAACAGGTGAACATAATGCCCGTATTCAAGCAGCATATAAGAT GTTATTTGCTAACTCCCGGCTTGAGCACTTCATCCACATGGACTTG GGCACAGAGCTTGACGTTGATCTTTTCAAAAAAAGATCGTCCGAGTATGCAGCCGCTAAGGAGCTTGCCATCAAAG AGGCTAGCCAAGTGGTTGATGTGGAAAGCATAAAGCACATTGCAGAAAACCAGAGGCTGATAGGGGATGTGGTTGAGCAGACTGCTGCTGATTGGAATTCCCAGAAGGAGACGTTGTATCGGCAAACGGGATTCAGTCCTCCTACCAGTGCAGTGCCAACCCAACAAGAAGAGGGAGGAAACAACAAGAAACGGAAAGAAACTTGCGATAGCCTTGCAACACAGGAGGACGATGAGGACTCGGAAGACCCTGATGATTTCTGCAGAGAATTGGAAGAAAGTCTGCTTTCTTAA
- the LOC121753156 gene encoding uncharacterized protein LOC121753156 isoform X2 has product MDLKLFKLDIDELIHEFTQCESSAFAEFKRVWLSRRFSYIFESAPSTNQGLFMQSLYAHSISYMVSADSFFNRLGGLFCLYYLFETQLFKPPYKIYLSLEELKQLKNLVIEAKAGGVNVVGALVKGMLERNMFLFGFVGVDEGSPAERVNEVTGYLLTPGLSTSSTWTWAQSLTLIFSKKDRPSMQPLRSLPSKRLAKWLMWKA; this is encoded by the exons ATGGACCTCAAGCTGTTCAAGCTGGACATAGATGAGCTCATACATGAATTCACTCAG TGTGAATCGAGTGCTTTTGCTGAATTCAAAAGAGTTTGGCTTTCAAGGAGGTTTTCCTACATATTCGAGTCTGCCCCTTCCACTAATCAAGGTCTCTTTATGCAGTCGCTCTATGCACATTCCATCA GCTACATGGTTTCAGCTGATTCTTTCTTCAACAGATTAGGTGGCCTATTTTGCTTGTACTACCTATTTGAGACACAACTGTTCAAGCCTccttataaaatttatttgtcTTTGG AAGAGTTGAAACAGCTCAAGAATCTTGTAATTGAAGCAAAGGCTGGTGGTGTGAATGTAGTTGGTGCTCTAGTGAAGGGTATGCTGGAGAGGAACATGTTTCTTTTTGGATTTGTAGGTGTGGACGAAGGCTCTCCAGCAGAAAGAGTGAATGAAGTAACAG GTTATTTGCTAACTCCCGGCTTGAGCACTTCATCCACATGGACTTG GGCACAGAGCTTGACGTTGATCTTTTCAAAAAAAGATCGTCCGAGTATGCAGCCGCTAAGGAGCTTGCCATCAAAG AGGCTAGCCAAGTGGTTGATGTGGAAAGCATAA